From one Bacillus sp. FJAT-42376 genomic stretch:
- the cls gene encoding cardiolipin synthase, with product MKEGMAMAFFMIILFVLLVTVWIRLDFSLGYSRHLRNNGPMLYPYRNGDIQFFSDGQEFYQHYFQSLQNARSSIYVSFYIVKGDEEISQTFLTILGKKAQEGLQVYLLLDRLGSLKASNKILKQIQRQGVHFSYSHTPKFPCFFFTLQARNHRKISVIDCQTGYLGGYNIGKEYIGKNPKLGYWRDYHLSFTGAGIQDLLEQFQRDWNQTGANRFHLPEISAEASGTVRYRFISTYGKALDDQFLSFIHRAKREIIICSPYFIPGSKLQTELLRALERGVKVRIIVPMRSDHLLVKEAAFPYYGPLLKAGAKIHRFYPGFYHAKIILIDEAFCDIGTANFDKRSMYLNDEMNAFIEDRAFAEKVRASILKDIHDSEQLLYEDYLKRPYVQRVKEKAATFVSLFL from the coding sequence TTGAAAGAGGGAATGGCTATGGCCTTTTTTATGATCATTCTTTTTGTCCTCCTCGTTACGGTTTGGATCCGTCTCGATTTTTCGCTTGGCTACAGCCGGCATCTTCGCAATAACGGACCCATGCTATATCCGTACCGAAATGGAGACATCCAGTTTTTTTCAGATGGACAGGAATTTTATCAGCATTATTTTCAATCGCTGCAGAATGCCCGGTCATCCATCTATGTAAGTTTTTATATCGTAAAAGGGGACGAAGAAATCAGCCAGACCTTTCTCACGATCTTAGGAAAAAAAGCACAGGAGGGGCTTCAAGTTTATTTGCTTCTGGACCGGCTTGGATCCCTGAAAGCTTCAAATAAAATCCTGAAGCAAATTCAGCGACAGGGAGTTCATTTTTCATACTCACATACCCCAAAGTTTCCTTGCTTTTTTTTCACTCTTCAAGCCCGCAATCACCGGAAAATCTCAGTGATTGACTGCCAAACCGGATACCTCGGCGGATATAATATCGGGAAAGAGTACATCGGGAAAAATCCAAAGCTCGGATACTGGCGTGATTACCATCTTAGTTTTACAGGGGCAGGGATTCAGGACTTGCTGGAACAATTTCAAAGGGACTGGAATCAGACAGGGGCAAACCGCTTCCATCTGCCCGAAATCTCCGCTGAAGCATCCGGTACGGTTCGTTACCGGTTTATTTCTACATACGGAAAAGCACTTGATGACCAGTTCCTTTCTTTTATCCATCGTGCAAAAAGAGAAATCATCATCTGCTCTCCCTATTTTATCCCCGGCAGCAAACTGCAGACTGAACTGCTTCGTGCTCTGGAAAGAGGGGTAAAAGTAAGAATCATCGTACCGATGCGCTCCGACCATCTGCTTGTAAAAGAAGCAGCTTTTCCCTATTACGGGCCTTTGCTTAAAGCCGGGGCAAAGATTCACCGATTTTATCCAGGCTTCTATCACGCAAAGATTATCCTGATTGATGAAGCGTTCTGTGATATCGGAACAGCAAATTTTGACAAACGGAGTATGTATTTAAATGATGAAATGAATGCGTTTATTGAGGATCGGGCTTTCGCAGAAAAAGTGAGAGCCAGCATTTTAAAAGACATCCACGATTCCGAACAGCTGCTGTACGAGGATTACCTGAAAAGGCCGTATGTACAGAGGGTAAAGGAAAAAGCGGCCACTTTTGTGTCCCTGTTTTTGTAA
- the uvsE gene encoding UV DNA damage repair endonuclease UvsE has translation MKIRFGYVANALSLWDCSPAKTMTFARYKNLENHEREEALHRVTRQNLEHTLRIIHYNIAHEIHLYRFSSSLVPLATHPDASWDFVTPFRDAFREIGDLVKKHKIRTSFHPNQFTLFTSDRPSITENSVRDMAYHFDMLEAMGLEEEGLMNIHVGGAYGDKTASAERFFENIQSLPAPVFSRMTLENDDKTYTTNETLQICEKGGIPLMFDYHHHQANKNEGDDKLEDLLPRFFHTWNRVGLPPKIHLSSPKSEKEYRSHADFVDAEYILPLLKMLKEFDVDVDMMIEAKQKDFALFKLVEDVSKIRGVKRMDGGSVVW, from the coding sequence ATGAAAATCAGGTTTGGCTACGTCGCAAACGCCCTTTCTCTGTGGGATTGCTCACCCGCTAAAACCATGACCTTTGCGAGATATAAAAATCTTGAAAACCATGAACGCGAAGAGGCGCTTCACCGCGTTACGAGACAAAATCTTGAGCATACGCTGCGTATTATTCATTACAACATTGCACATGAAATTCACCTATACCGCTTTTCATCAAGCCTGGTTCCGCTCGCAACCCACCCTGATGCAAGCTGGGATTTTGTCACCCCATTCAGGGATGCGTTTAGAGAAATTGGAGATTTAGTAAAAAAACACAAAATCCGGACAAGTTTTCATCCCAATCAATTTACCCTTTTTACAAGTGACCGGCCTTCCATTACGGAAAATTCCGTGAGGGACATGGCGTATCATTTTGACATGCTTGAAGCCATGGGACTTGAAGAGGAAGGTCTAATGAACATCCATGTCGGCGGGGCATACGGGGACAAAACCGCTTCCGCCGAACGTTTTTTTGAAAACATTCAATCGCTGCCGGCCCCTGTTTTCTCCAGAATGACTTTGGAGAACGATGATAAAACCTATACAACAAATGAAACGCTGCAAATATGCGAAAAGGGAGGCATTCCCCTCATGTTTGATTATCACCACCATCAGGCGAACAAAAATGAAGGGGATGATAAACTCGAGGATTTGCTTCCGAGATTTTTTCATACTTGGAATCGCGTCGGCCTTCCGCCGAAAATCCACCTGTCTTCGCCCAAAAGTGAAAAAGAATACCGCAGTCACGCGGATTTTGTGGATGCGGAATATATCCTGCCTCTTCTCAAGATGCTGAAGGAATTCGATGTTGATGTGGATATGATGATTGAGGCAAAACAGAAGGATTTCGCCTTATTCAAACTAGTGGAGGACGTCTCGAAAATACGCGGAGTGAAGCGGATGGACGGGGGGAGTGTGGTGTGGTGA
- the argS gene encoding arginine--tRNA ligase, with amino-acid sequence MNIVEQMKERLKEEVKASVQNAGLAEASQIPDVILEVPKEKAHGDFSTNMAMQLARVAKKAPRMIADEIVKHFDKEKASIEKIEIAGPGFINFYMNNAYLADLVPAILEAGEKYGETNIGNGEKLQVEFVSANPTGTLHLGHARGAAVGDSLCNILEKAGYDVSREYYINDAGNQINNLALSIEARYLQAVGQDTPMPEDGYHGQDIKEIGQKLADEYGDRFVAESRDERLGFFREYGLKFEMDKLKKDLDAFRVPFDVWYSETSLYENGKIDTALAALREKGHIFEEEGATWFRSTEFGDDKDRVLIKNDGSYTYLTPDIAYHKDKLDRGFTKLINIWGADHHGYIPRMKAAIEALGYSKETLEVEIIQLVHLYKDGEKMKMSKRTGKAVTMRDLMEEVGLDAVRYFFAMRSADTHMDFDMDLAVSKSNENPVFYAQYAHARICSMLRQGEEQGLSFGKENVLGAELSEKETDLLKKLGEFPEAVADAAQKRIPHRITNYIFDLASTLHSFYNAEKVLDPENEEKSKARLSLMKATQQTLKNALTLIGVSAPEKM; translated from the coding sequence ATGAACATCGTCGAGCAAATGAAAGAGCGGTTAAAAGAAGAAGTAAAAGCTTCAGTTCAGAATGCAGGACTTGCAGAAGCATCGCAAATCCCGGATGTGATCCTCGAAGTGCCGAAAGAAAAAGCACATGGAGATTTCTCTACCAATATGGCTATGCAGCTTGCAAGAGTGGCAAAAAAAGCGCCGCGCATGATCGCAGACGAAATCGTCAAGCACTTTGACAAAGAGAAAGCATCGATCGAAAAAATAGAAATTGCAGGACCTGGCTTCATCAATTTCTACATGAACAATGCCTATCTTGCCGATTTAGTACCTGCCATCCTTGAGGCAGGAGAAAAATATGGAGAAACCAATATTGGGAACGGCGAAAAACTTCAAGTCGAATTTGTTTCAGCCAACCCGACAGGAACCCTTCACCTCGGTCACGCACGGGGAGCAGCTGTTGGGGATTCTCTATGCAACATTCTTGAAAAAGCGGGCTATGATGTTTCACGGGAATACTACATCAATGACGCAGGGAACCAAATCAACAACCTCGCTCTATCCATAGAAGCCCGTTACCTGCAGGCAGTCGGCCAGGACACGCCTATGCCGGAAGACGGCTATCACGGCCAGGATATTAAGGAAATCGGCCAAAAGCTTGCTGACGAATACGGCGACCGTTTTGTAGCGGAGTCCCGTGACGAACGCCTTGGATTCTTCCGTGAATACGGACTGAAATTCGAAATGGATAAATTGAAAAAGGACCTGGATGCCTTCCGTGTGCCGTTTGATGTCTGGTATTCAGAAACCTCTCTATACGAGAACGGAAAAATTGATACGGCTCTTGCCGCTCTTCGCGAAAAAGGCCATATCTTTGAAGAGGAAGGGGCAACATGGTTCCGCTCTACGGAGTTCGGGGATGATAAAGACCGCGTCTTAATTAAAAACGACGGCTCTTACACCTACCTGACACCGGATATTGCCTACCACAAAGATAAGCTTGACCGCGGATTCACAAAGCTTATCAACATCTGGGGCGCAGACCACCATGGCTACATCCCGCGTATGAAAGCCGCGATCGAAGCGCTCGGCTATAGTAAAGAAACGCTTGAAGTGGAAATCATTCAGCTCGTCCATCTGTACAAAGACGGCGAAAAAATGAAAATGAGCAAACGGACCGGAAAAGCCGTGACCATGCGTGACCTAATGGAAGAAGTCGGCCTGGACGCTGTGCGCTATTTCTTTGCCATGAGAAGTGCAGATACACATATGGACTTCGACATGGATTTAGCCGTTTCAAAATCCAACGAAAACCCGGTATTTTACGCTCAATATGCTCATGCCCGTATTTGCAGCATGCTTCGCCAGGGCGAAGAGCAGGGGCTGTCCTTCGGCAAAGAAAACGTATTAGGCGCTGAACTTTCCGAAAAAGAAACCGATCTGCTGAAAAAGCTGGGTGAATTCCCGGAAGCAGTGGCAGACGCTGCCCAAAAACGCATTCCGCACCGCATCACCAACTATATTTTCGATCTGGCATCCACACTGCACAGCTTCTACAACGCAGAAAAAGTATTGGACCCGGAAAACGAAGAGAAATCAAAGGCACGCCTTTCTCTAATGAAAGCGACCCAGCAAACATTGAAAAATGCACTAACACTGATCGGTGTATCTGCACCGGAAAAAATGTAA
- a CDS encoding DUF1934 family protein, which translates to MKEQTPVNLYIHSKIRNEGDTEIIEFRSSGSFYIKDSVPYLSYKEEQEYGTIQTIVKMKPGETLVFRSGAVSMKQRFIKDTETLTHYKTPLGTLQMTTYTSRMTQDIHPESAEGKLEIEYELHMGEGQSHLHSLLIDFKEATS; encoded by the coding sequence ATGAAAGAACAGACACCAGTAAACCTCTACATTCATTCTAAGATCAGAAATGAAGGAGATACGGAAATCATTGAGTTCCGTTCAAGCGGCAGCTTTTACATAAAAGATTCGGTTCCCTACCTGTCTTATAAAGAAGAACAGGAATACGGAACCATCCAGACGATTGTGAAAATGAAGCCCGGCGAAACGCTCGTCTTCAGGTCGGGCGCTGTCTCCATGAAACAGCGTTTTATTAAGGATACCGAAACGCTCACGCATTATAAAACCCCTCTCGGTACCCTGCAAATGACCACGTATACGTCAAGAATGACTCAAGATATTCATCCCGAATCTGCTGAAGGCAAACTGGAAATTGAGTACGAATTGCACATGGGAGAAGGGCAAAGCCACCTTCACTCCCTTTTAATTGATTTTAAGGAGGCAACGTCATGA
- the speB gene encoding agmatinase, with amino-acid sequence MKFDEAYSGNVFIKSHPSYEESEAVIYGMPMDWTVSYRPGSRFGPARIREVSIGLEEYSAYLDRELEEVKYFDAGDIPLPFGNPQRSIDMIEEYIDGLMAADKFPLGMGGEHLVSWPVMKAVAKKYPDLAIIHMDAHTDLREEYEGEPLSHSTPIRKIAEHIGPENVYSFGIRSGMKEEFQWAKEAGMHISKFEVLEPLKEILPKLAGRPVYVTIDIDVLDPAHAPGTGTVDAGGITSKELLASIHEIARSEVKVVGADLVEVAPIYDPSEQTANTASKLIREMILGWVQKR; translated from the coding sequence ATGAAATTTGATGAAGCTTATTCGGGGAACGTATTTATTAAAAGCCATCCGTCTTATGAGGAAAGCGAGGCGGTCATTTACGGCATGCCAATGGACTGGACTGTGAGCTACCGTCCGGGATCAAGATTCGGCCCGGCCCGCATCCGCGAAGTGTCCATCGGCCTCGAGGAGTACAGCGCGTATCTGGACCGTGAGCTTGAAGAGGTAAAATACTTTGACGCAGGCGACATCCCGCTTCCATTCGGCAATCCGCAGCGCAGCATCGATATGATTGAGGAATACATTGACGGTCTGATGGCAGCGGACAAGTTCCCGCTTGGCATGGGCGGGGAACACCTTGTTTCCTGGCCGGTGATGAAAGCTGTCGCGAAGAAATATCCTGACCTTGCAATCATCCATATGGACGCCCATACGGATCTTCGCGAGGAATATGAGGGAGAACCGCTTTCCCATTCTACGCCAATCCGCAAAATTGCCGAGCATATCGGACCTGAAAATGTATACTCCTTTGGCATCCGTTCCGGTATGAAGGAAGAATTCCAATGGGCGAAGGAAGCTGGCATGCACATCTCGAAATTTGAAGTGCTTGAGCCTCTTAAAGAAATTCTGCCAAAGCTAGCCGGACGTCCGGTATATGTAACGATCGACATTGACGTATTGGACCCTGCCCATGCTCCTGGAACCGGAACTGTGGACGCAGGGGGCATTACCTCTAAGGAATTGCTTGCATCCATCCATGAAATCGCCCGTTCTGAAGTGAAGGTAGTTGGGGCAGATCTAGTAGAAGTAGCACCAATTTACGACCCTTCCGAGCAGACTGCGAATACAGCGAGCAAGCTCATCCGCGAGATGATCCTTGGCTGGGTTCAAAAGCGCTAG
- the speE gene encoding spermidine synthase, translating into MSELWYTEKQTDSFGITMKIKRTLHTEQTEFQHLEMVETEEFGNMLYLDGMVMTSQKDEFVYHEMVAHVPLFTHPNPENVLVVGGGDGGVIREILKHPSVKKATLVDIDGKVIEYSKKFLPEIAGKLDDPRVDVKVGDGFLHIAESENEYDVIMVDSTEPVGPAVNLFTKGFYAGISRALKEDGIFVAQSDNPWFTPDLIRNVQRDVREIFPITNLYIANIPTYPSGMWTFTIGSKKYNPLEVPEERFHEIDTKYYTKELHKAAFVLPKFVQDLTK; encoded by the coding sequence ATGTCCGAACTATGGTATACAGAGAAGCAGACTGACAGCTTTGGAATCACAATGAAAATTAAGCGCACTTTACATACAGAACAAACGGAATTTCAGCACCTGGAAATGGTGGAAACCGAAGAATTCGGCAACATGCTCTATTTGGACGGCATGGTGATGACGTCTCAAAAGGACGAGTTCGTTTACCATGAAATGGTGGCGCACGTTCCTCTTTTCACGCACCCGAATCCTGAAAACGTCCTTGTGGTAGGCGGCGGTGACGGCGGGGTCATCCGTGAAATTCTTAAGCACCCAAGTGTGAAGAAAGCAACGCTTGTGGATATTGACGGAAAAGTCATTGAGTACTCAAAAAAATTCCTGCCTGAAATCGCAGGAAAGCTTGATGATCCGCGCGTAGATGTGAAAGTAGGAGACGGGTTCCTTCATATCGCGGAGAGCGAAAACGAGTACGATGTCATCATGGTCGACAGCACAGAGCCTGTCGGACCGGCAGTCAATCTTTTCACAAAAGGCTTCTATGCAGGGATTTCAAGAGCACTGAAAGAAGACGGAATTTTCGTGGCGCAATCGGACAACCCATGGTTCACTCCGGACTTGATCCGCAACGTACAGCGCGATGTACGCGAAATCTTCCCGATCACGAATCTTTACATTGCCAACATCCCGACATACCCAAGCGGCATGTGGACATTCACAATCGGATCCAAAAAATACAATCCGCTTGAAGTGCCGGAAGAGCGTTTCCATGAAATCGATACGAAGTACTATACAAAAGAGCTTCATAAAGCAGCATTCGTACTGCCGAAGTTTGTACAGGATTTAACAAAATAA
- a CDS encoding PBP1A family penicillin-binding protein — translation MNVIHPSRIRQTIKLVRALFFISLLLLALLSIAAGIILLTARLQGPPSLNVPQATIVFADDHSKLGETHYGEKRYWTSLKHISPYAVKATLAIEDRHYYEHHGFDFKRIAGAALADMKAMAKIQGASTITQQYARNLYLSHDKTWTRKLTEAFYTIRLEVNYSKEQILEGYLNTIYYGHGAYGIEAASKTYFGKSAKNLTLAEASMLAGIPKGPSQFSPLLNEKRAKERQRLILSSLVKAGAVSKEQAEAAEMVPLVYKEHKTEEAADTEASYFYDQAMRETARLLGVDQEALSTRGLKVYTTLDPDLQKKAERQLKEVIDPDSSIQAGIISMDPETGAVRAMTGGRDYKKSPFNRVTQALRQPGSTIKPLLYYAAIQNGFTPSTMMVSKPTVFEYDSGKSTYKPSNYNDYYANGPITLAEAIALSDNIYAVKTHLFIGPEKLAETARAAGITSKLPAIPSLALGTAPARLEEIVNAYGILANGGKQIRPVYVARIEDAAGNVLYQWKQHPGKQILNEQAAFVTTELMTGMFDKKLNSYTSVTGRRIAKHLTRSYAGKSGTTETDSWMIGYSPELVTGVWTGYDRDLKMEQVEERTYAKSIWAGFMEDALRGRPMKEFKPPEGVTGVYINPQNGKLAGPGCPVKRYVYYKSGTEPTETCTDHLEYKTEPAGKKQADEKKGFWNKFKFWD, via the coding sequence ATGAACGTGATCCATCCTTCCAGAATCAGGCAGACCATTAAGCTGGTCCGTGCTTTGTTTTTCATCAGCTTGCTCCTGCTCGCCCTATTGTCAATAGCCGCAGGCATCATTCTCCTTACAGCCAGGCTGCAGGGCCCGCCGTCATTGAACGTACCACAGGCAACGATCGTGTTTGCAGACGATCATTCAAAATTAGGAGAAACGCATTATGGGGAGAAACGGTACTGGACCAGCCTTAAACATATTTCCCCTTACGCCGTTAAAGCCACATTGGCTATAGAAGACCGCCATTATTATGAGCACCACGGGTTTGATTTTAAACGAATTGCCGGAGCTGCACTCGCCGATATGAAGGCGATGGCTAAAATACAGGGGGCAAGCACCATTACCCAGCAGTATGCCCGCAATCTTTATTTAAGCCACGACAAAACGTGGACAAGAAAGCTGACTGAAGCGTTTTATACCATTCGTCTAGAAGTCAATTACAGCAAAGAGCAAATTTTGGAGGGTTATTTAAATACCATCTATTACGGCCATGGCGCATATGGAATTGAGGCGGCATCGAAAACGTATTTCGGCAAAAGCGCGAAGAATTTAACCCTTGCTGAGGCGAGCATGCTGGCCGGCATTCCAAAAGGACCGAGCCAGTTCTCTCCGCTCCTGAATGAAAAAAGAGCGAAGGAGCGCCAGAGGCTGATCCTCTCCTCTCTCGTTAAAGCAGGGGCTGTGAGCAAGGAGCAGGCTGAAGCGGCTGAAATGGTTCCGCTTGTCTATAAAGAACATAAAACAGAAGAGGCAGCCGATACAGAAGCGTCCTACTTTTATGATCAGGCGATGAGAGAAACAGCCCGTCTTCTTGGTGTGGACCAGGAGGCTCTTTCCACAAGGGGACTCAAGGTCTATACTACGCTTGATCCTGACCTTCAGAAAAAAGCGGAACGGCAGCTGAAGGAAGTCATTGATCCGGATTCATCCATTCAGGCAGGGATCATTTCGATGGACCCCGAAACAGGTGCCGTGCGTGCGATGACAGGGGGACGCGATTATAAGAAAAGTCCGTTCAACCGGGTCACGCAGGCGCTAAGGCAGCCCGGTTCAACAATTAAACCCCTTCTTTATTATGCAGCCATTCAGAACGGTTTTACGCCATCGACAATGATGGTCAGCAAACCGACCGTTTTTGAATACGATTCAGGCAAGTCTACTTACAAACCGAGCAATTACAACGATTATTATGCGAACGGCCCAATCACGCTCGCCGAAGCCATCGCCTTGTCCGATAACATCTACGCGGTGAAAACCCATCTATTTATCGGGCCTGAAAAACTGGCAGAAACCGCAAGAGCTGCCGGCATTACGAGCAAGCTTCCCGCTATTCCTTCTCTTGCACTGGGGACAGCTCCGGCAAGGCTTGAAGAAATCGTCAACGCCTATGGAATTCTGGCAAACGGAGGGAAACAAATCCGTCCGGTTTACGTCGCAAGAATTGAAGACGCGGCGGGGAACGTTCTTTATCAGTGGAAACAGCACCCGGGAAAACAAATTCTGAATGAGCAGGCCGCGTTTGTCACAACCGAGCTGATGACCGGCATGTTTGATAAAAAACTCAATTCCTATACATCTGTTACAGGAAGAAGGATTGCCAAGCATTTGACCCGCTCCTATGCAGGAAAATCCGGTACAACGGAAACGGACAGCTGGATGATCGGGTACAGTCCGGAGCTCGTCACAGGGGTTTGGACCGGATATGACCGGGATTTGAAAATGGAACAAGTGGAAGAAAGAACGTACGCAAAATCTATTTGGGCCGGGTTTATGGAGGATGCACTGCGGGGAAGGCCCATGAAGGAATTCAAACCTCCTGAAGGAGTAACGGGCGTTTATATTAACCCGCAAAACGGAAAGCTCGCAGGCCCGGGGTGTCCTGTGAAGCGTTACGTATACTACAAGTCAGGAACAGAACCGACAGAAACGTGCACCGATCATCTCGAATACAAAACAGAACCCGCCGGAAAAAAGCAGGCGGACGAGAAGAAGGGGTTCTGGAATAAATTTAAATTTTGGGATTAA
- a CDS encoding YwhD family protein gives MEEKKKKNIGFNIIKKNDQNDGHGGFGVGALSLDNISPVFVDVTEGEAFVDVGAMHARSVVEKGIKFLPNKEDVPDAKPFWLVWVTTDRKEEGPYYAGVTACEMTVNREIRRGYKSLPEHVNKMDKSMKRHIMVDHMDDKSKEILAQFLISHDAGMWQRSDEKLKEGLKA, from the coding sequence ATGGAAGAAAAAAAGAAAAAGAATATAGGCTTTAATATTATTAAAAAAAACGATCAGAATGACGGTCATGGAGGCTTTGGGGTTGGTGCACTCAGCCTGGATAACATATCCCCGGTATTCGTAGATGTCACAGAAGGCGAAGCGTTTGTAGATGTCGGTGCGATGCATGCGAGAAGCGTCGTTGAAAAAGGCATCAAATTTCTTCCGAATAAAGAAGATGTCCCGGATGCCAAACCGTTCTGGCTAGTCTGGGTGACGACGGACCGGAAAGAGGAAGGTCCTTATTATGCAGGAGTCACAGCATGTGAAATGACCGTGAACCGAGAAATTCGAAGAGGCTATAAGTCGCTTCCCGAGCACGTAAATAAAATGGATAAATCCATGAAGCGGCACATCATGGTCGATCACATGGATGACAAATCCAAAGAAATTCTCGCACAATTCCTTATTTCTCATGATGCCGGCATGTGGCAGCGTTCAGATGAAAAGCTAAAAGAGGGATTAAAGGCGTAA
- a CDS encoding site-2 protease family protein: MEDTFSFLAFDFDVLPYVIITLLVAFTVHEFAHAYVAYKFGDPTAQKEGRLTLSPIAHLDPFGTILILIAGFGWARPVPVNRFYFKKPRLAGVLVSVAGPLSNLLMAYLGTVLWSILLLTGVTDSVSPAVSDALMNFFRIFVGLNITLFLFNLLPLPPLDGYRILEDLAPRTWRPKMTQFETYGFIVFIVLFVTPLDQYTVWPFLDKGSELISTLLGVLNPLY, translated from the coding sequence GTGGAAGATACATTCAGTTTTTTAGCCTTTGATTTTGACGTTCTGCCGTACGTAATTATTACTTTGCTTGTTGCTTTTACGGTGCATGAGTTTGCGCATGCATATGTCGCATATAAATTTGGAGACCCGACGGCCCAAAAAGAGGGAAGACTGACATTATCCCCTATTGCCCACCTGGACCCTTTCGGTACGATTCTGATTTTAATTGCGGGCTTTGGATGGGCTAGACCTGTTCCGGTGAACCGGTTTTATTTCAAAAAACCGAGGCTTGCGGGTGTTCTCGTTTCCGTTGCCGGCCCATTGAGCAATCTGCTTATGGCTTATTTGGGAACGGTCTTATGGAGCATTCTGCTGCTGACAGGAGTGACCGACAGCGTTTCACCAGCCGTATCCGATGCGCTGATGAATTTCTTTCGGATCTTTGTCGGTTTAAATATTACGCTTTTCCTGTTCAATCTGCTTCCGCTCCCTCCTCTTGACGGATATCGAATCCTGGAGGATTTGGCACCGAGGACGTGGCGGCCGAAAATGACGCAATTTGAAACATACGGCTTTATCGTTTTCATTGTCCTTTTTGTGACCCCGCTCGATCAATATACGGTTTGGCCGTTTCTCGATAAAGGCAGTGAATTAATAAGCACCCTTTTGGGCGTATTAAACCCGCTGTATTAG
- a CDS encoding 2-hydroxymuconate tautomerase, with amino-acid sequence MPYITVKMLEGRTEEQKKALVEKVTAAVSETTGASEDKIVVFIEEMTKNHYGVAGKRLSDM; translated from the coding sequence ATGCCGTACATAACCGTTAAAATGCTTGAAGGCCGTACAGAAGAGCAAAAGAAAGCCCTCGTGGAAAAAGTAACAGCCGCTGTTTCCGAAACAACCGGAGCTTCCGAGGATAAAATTGTCGTATTTATTGAAGAAATGACGAAAAATCATTACGGTGTTGCCGGAAAACGGCTAAGCGATATGTAA
- a CDS encoding arylamine N-acetyltransferase, producing the protein MNLHASFLKRVGLENSGQVQFEDLERILKAFSLTIPFENFGILDNKKIPLTAESLSFKILEQRRGGVCYELNPLLYYFLTENHLDVQLIQGTVYNHAEQKWSLSGTHAAILLSTDSSSYLLDSGFGTNVAQKPIPMNGEMTESATGKFRIREKSTSEGSHLLEMRLDSEQQDSWKIGYAFHADRPLNLTDLYDIQAKIHDNPDSPFNKKPLAAMRTETGVKTLSEASFSVTEDGRTEKHPLSAGEFQKMAEKEFGLQGLL; encoded by the coding sequence ATGAACCTGCATGCATCATTCCTTAAAAGAGTCGGTCTGGAAAACAGCGGACAGGTCCAATTTGAGGACCTGGAACGCATCTTAAAGGCCTTTTCACTTACCATTCCATTTGAGAATTTCGGCATCCTGGACAACAAAAAAATTCCGCTTACCGCAGAATCCCTATCCTTTAAAATACTGGAACAGCGCCGCGGAGGGGTTTGCTATGAGCTGAATCCTCTCCTTTATTATTTTCTCACCGAGAATCATTTAGACGTACAGCTTATACAGGGAACGGTATACAACCATGCTGAGCAGAAATGGAGCTTATCCGGAACACACGCTGCCATTCTGCTGAGTACGGACAGCTCCTCTTATTTGCTGGACAGCGGTTTTGGAACGAACGTGGCCCAAAAGCCTATTCCCATGAATGGAGAAATGACCGAATCCGCCACAGGCAAATTCCGGATTCGCGAAAAATCCACAAGCGAAGGCAGCCACCTGCTAGAAATGAGGCTGGACTCTGAGCAGCAGGATAGCTGGAAAATCGGGTATGCTTTTCACGCGGACAGGCCATTGAACTTAACTGACCTTTACGACATTCAGGCAAAAATCCACGACAATCCTGATTCTCCTTTTAACAAGAAGCCTCTTGCTGCCATGAGGACAGAAACCGGTGTCAAAACATTATCCGAAGCATCCTTTTCGGTTACGGAAGATGGGCGTACAGAAAAGCATCCCCTTTCCGCTGGAGAGTTTCAGAAAATGGCTGAGAAGGAGTTTGGTTTACAGGGTTTGCTCTGA